A genomic region of Leptolyngbya sp. NIES-2104 contains the following coding sequences:
- a CDS encoding YggS family pyridoxal phosphate-dependent enzyme, which translates to MIVTLQDHIAQFCAKIPSTVRIIAVTKTVSVEAMRAAYAAGIRDFGENRIQEAETKRAELQDLTDVTWHFIGHLQSNKAQRAIELFDWIQSVDSLKLAQRLDRLAGERSRKPQICLQVKLRTDPNKAGFSVSELWEAIPQLERLNNLQIRGLMVIPPIDLESAETLELFQQAKELGEKIRSQSCLLVDQMSMGMSDDYAIAIQAGATMIRPGRVLFGARS; encoded by the coding sequence ATGATCGTCACGCTTCAAGACCATATTGCTCAGTTCTGCGCCAAGATTCCCTCGACTGTCCGAATTATTGCGGTGACAAAAACGGTTTCAGTCGAAGCGATGAGAGCGGCTTATGCGGCTGGGATTCGCGATTTTGGTGAGAATCGCATTCAGGAAGCAGAAACAAAACGGGCAGAATTGCAGGATTTAACCGATGTGACGTGGCATTTCATCGGGCATTTGCAGAGTAATAAAGCGCAAAGAGCGATCGAGCTTTTTGATTGGATTCAGTCAGTCGATAGTTTGAAGCTGGCGCAACGACTCGATCGATTGGCAGGCGAAAGAAGTCGCAAACCGCAAATTTGTCTGCAAGTCAAGCTCCGAACTGATCCAAATAAGGCAGGATTCTCAGTCTCAGAACTTTGGGAGGCAATCCCGCAGCTTGAACGTTTGAACAATTTGCAGATTCGTGGATTGATGGTTATTCCACCGATCGATCTTGAATCTGCGGAAACGTTAGAACTCTTCCAGCAGGCAAAAGAATTAGGCGAAAAGATTCGATCGCAGAGCTGTCTTCTGGTGGATCAGATGTCGATGGGAATGTCCGATGATTACGCGATCGCGATTCAAGCAGGCGCAACGATGATTCGACCGGGGCGCGTTCTCTTTGGTGCAAGATCTTAA
- the pipX gene encoding transcriptional coactivator PipX — MDTENYLNHPTFGLLFRVCLVEENRELFSTLYAQRLFFVVFQGADGLEFEPIGRTDAKVLVENRMRMLRRSGMYKEYDQLQKVHQNTFQ, encoded by the coding sequence ATGGATACTGAGAATTATTTGAACCACCCTACATTTGGGTTACTGTTTCGGGTGTGTTTGGTTGAAGAAAATCGAGAATTATTCAGTACACTCTACGCGCAACGGTTATTTTTTGTCGTATTTCAGGGCGCTGACGGTTTGGAATTTGAACCGATCGGGCGAACTGATGCCAAGGTTCTAGTCGAAAATCGGATGAGAATGTTGCGTCGATCGGGAATGTACAAGGAGTACGATCAACTTCAGAAAGTCCACCAAAACACATTCCAATGA
- a CDS encoding dihydrofolate reductase, which produces MSEIILIAAIAQTNGVIGDRGKLPWSIPEDLKRFRQLTLNHTVIMGRKTWEFDLQKRPLNQRTNVIVSSQSLTSNLPNVEFVRSLSEAFDRSDEKLFVMGGASIYRQALEFVDRMELTIVEGDYNGDVYFLEWRDRLDEFQLVRSEQRNGYRFETYCR; this is translated from the coding sequence ATGTCTGAAATCATCTTAATTGCTGCGATCGCACAAACAAACGGTGTGATCGGCGATCGAGGCAAATTACCATGGTCAATTCCGGAGGATCTCAAACGCTTTCGGCAACTGACGCTGAATCATACTGTCATTATGGGGCGCAAAACGTGGGAGTTTGATTTACAAAAACGCCCGCTAAATCAGAGGACGAACGTTATCGTTTCCTCACAATCACTCACGTCTAATCTGCCGAATGTGGAATTTGTGCGATCGCTGTCCGAAGCCTTCGATCGTTCTGATGAAAAATTGTTCGTAATGGGTGGCGCTTCGATTTACCGTCAGGCGTTGGAATTTGTCGATCGAATGGAATTAACGATCGTCGAAGGCGATTACAACGGCGATGTATATTTTCTGGAATGGCGCGATCGTCTAGATGAATTCCAATTGGTTCGATCGGAACAACGAAATGGATATCGATTTGAAACGTATTGTCGTTGA
- the rpoD gene encoding RNA polymerase sigma factor RpoD yields MTQAKDLLVEEFDPSEALEVELELDDLDDSDDPAEDDEEGKPGKGRATRRRTQAKKKHYTEDSIRLYLQEIGRIRLLRADEEIELARKIADLLELERIRFKLADKLDREPTDADWANEVKMPLTQFRHRLHLGRRAKDKMVQSNLRLVVSIAKKYMNRGLSFQDLIQEGSLGLIRAAEKFDHEKGYKFSTYATWWIRQAITRAIADQSRTIRLPVHLYETISRIKKTTKLLSQEMGRKPTEEEIATRMEMTIEKLRFIAKSAQLPISLETPIGKEEDSRLGDFIESDGETPEDQVSKNLLREDLEGVLATLSPREKDVLRLRYGLDDGRMKTLEEIGQIFNVTRERIRQIEAKALRKLRHPNRNSVLKEYIR; encoded by the coding sequence ATGACCCAAGCCAAAGACTTACTTGTTGAAGAATTCGACCCTTCAGAAGCTCTAGAAGTTGAGCTAGAACTCGACGACCTGGACGACTCAGACGATCCAGCGGAGGATGACGAAGAGGGGAAACCCGGTAAGGGGCGTGCAACTCGTCGCCGGACTCAAGCGAAGAAGAAGCACTACACCGAAGACTCGATTCGGTTGTACCTGCAAGAAATTGGTCGAATTCGTCTGCTTCGTGCAGATGAAGAAATCGAACTTGCACGAAAAATTGCAGACTTGCTGGAGCTAGAACGGATTCGGTTCAAGTTAGCGGACAAGCTCGATCGCGAACCTACAGACGCAGATTGGGCAAATGAGGTGAAGATGCCTCTAACGCAGTTCCGTCACCGTTTGCATTTAGGGCGGCGGGCAAAAGACAAAATGGTGCAGTCGAACCTGCGATTGGTGGTGTCGATCGCGAAAAAATACATGAATCGCGGTCTGTCCTTCCAAGATTTGATCCAAGAAGGTAGCTTGGGTCTGATTCGGGCGGCTGAAAAGTTCGACCACGAAAAAGGCTACAAGTTCTCAACTTATGCAACCTGGTGGATTCGTCAGGCGATCACCAGAGCGATCGCGGACCAATCGAGAACGATTCGCCTTCCGGTTCACTTGTATGAAACCATTTCCCGCATCAAGAAGACAACGAAACTGTTGTCTCAAGAAATGGGACGCAAGCCGACTGAAGAAGAGATTGCAACTCGGATGGAAATGACGATCGAGAAGCTTCGTTTTATTGCGAAGTCTGCTCAGTTGCCAATTTCGTTGGAAACGCCGATCGGGAAAGAAGAAGATTCTCGCTTGGGTGACTTTATCGAATCTGATGGTGAAACGCCAGAAGATCAAGTTTCTAAGAATCTTCTGCGGGAAGACCTTGAAGGTGTTTTAGCAACGCTCAGCCCTCGTGAAAAAGATGTGTTGCGGTTGCGCTACGGTTTGGATGATGGTCGGATGAAGACCCTCGAAGAGATCGGACAAATCTTCAATGTGACTCGTGAGCGGATTCGTCAAATCGAGGCGAAGGCACTACGGAAACTGCGCCACCCGAATCGCAATAGTGTTCTGAAAGAATACATTCGTTAG
- a CDS encoding two-component system response regulator produces the protein MVFPPSTYILLLAPQIEELQGLESLLQQIAFDVEIVDTADQALDRVSQNPPCLVILQEHLRSEATIHKLRTIANADRMTLVIVTETDSPSWLHQDQHPDVDGFLVKPLSPDVLFSLIHSASARQYCQQT, from the coding sequence ATGGTCTTTCCGCCGTCCACTTACATCCTACTTTTAGCTCCACAAATCGAAGAATTGCAGGGGTTGGAATCCTTACTCCAGCAAATTGCATTCGACGTAGAGATCGTGGATACCGCTGACCAAGCCCTCGATCGCGTCAGCCAGAACCCGCCGTGTCTCGTCATTCTGCAAGAACATCTTCGCTCTGAAGCAACGATTCACAAACTCAGAACGATCGCAAATGCCGATCGCATGACTTTGGTCATTGTCACCGAAACAGATTCTCCAAGCTGGCTACATCAAGACCAGCATCCCGATGTCGATGGCTTTCTAGTCAAGCCGCTGAGTCCAGATGTTCTATTTTCTTTAATTCACTCTGCCTCAGCGCGTCAATACTGCCAGCAAACTTAA
- the queC gene encoding 7-cyano-7-deazaguanine synthase QueC translates to MPKAIVLLSGGLDSATTTAQAISDGYEVIALSFRYGQRHDRELEAAQILAKHFNLSQHFVIDVNLALWGGSALTDQAIEVPTEGIQANVIPITYVPGRNTVFIAIALSLAEARSAEAIYLGINAVDYSGYPDCRPEYLAAFQTLAQLSSKAGLEGKAPKLVAPLVMDSKTDIVKRAIALSVPIDKTWSCYQGGKEPCGVCDSCRIRDQALIEAGHPELATPQGREFY, encoded by the coding sequence ATGCCAAAAGCGATCGTACTTCTTTCTGGTGGTTTGGATTCTGCAACCACAACCGCCCAAGCAATTTCTGATGGATATGAAGTGATCGCACTTTCCTTTCGCTATGGTCAACGGCACGATCGAGAACTCGAAGCCGCTCAAATTTTGGCAAAGCATTTCAATCTCTCGCAGCATTTCGTCATTGATGTGAATTTGGCGCTATGGGGCGGATCGGCGTTGACGGATCAAGCGATCGAGGTTCCGACCGAGGGGATTCAGGCTAATGTGATTCCTATTACTTATGTGCCTGGGCGGAATACTGTGTTTATTGCGATCGCGCTTTCTCTTGCAGAAGCGCGATCGGCAGAAGCCATCTATTTAGGAATCAATGCGGTCGATTATTCGGGCTACCCGGATTGCCGCCCAGAGTATCTTGCTGCGTTCCAAACCTTGGCGCAGTTGTCTTCTAAAGCAGGATTAGAGGGGAAAGCACCAAAGTTAGTCGCGCCGCTGGTGATGGATTCTAAAACTGACATTGTGAAAAGAGCGATCGCGCTCTCAGTGCCGATCGACAAAACTTGGTCATGCTATCAGGGCGGGAAAGAGCCTTGCGGGGTATGTGATTCTTGTCGAATTCGCGATCAAGCTCTGATTGAGGCGGGACATCCAGAACTTGCTACACCCCAAGGACGAGAGTTTTATTAG
- a CDS encoding Panacea domain-containing protein, protein MIDCLNAANYFIMRAYEDGLEAEMTNMKVQKLLYYSQSLHLALYDEPLFSEEIQAWRYGPVCPPAYRLYCEFEAKQLPIPRKESLSRLPSGQKKLLEEVWGYFGSYQAYRLSDMTYGEFPWKKARRGLPAQASSTEPISLEDMKALGQQKLDLIERDHPAYQAVLSEVLKDAIASDSPKRIQKGEVSDWLNSLLD, encoded by the coding sequence ATGATTGACTGCCTTAACGCCGCAAATTATTTCATTATGAGAGCGTATGAGGATGGTCTTGAAGCTGAGATGACCAACATGAAGGTACAAAAGCTTTTGTACTATTCTCAGAGTCTGCACCTAGCGCTTTATGATGAACCGTTGTTCTCAGAAGAAATTCAAGCATGGCGGTACGGACCTGTTTGTCCTCCTGCATACCGGCTTTACTGCGAGTTCGAGGCAAAGCAACTTCCAATTCCTCGCAAAGAGTCCTTATCGCGGCTTCCATCCGGACAAAAGAAGCTTTTAGAAGAAGTTTGGGGCTATTTTGGAAGTTATCAAGCCTATCGACTGAGCGATATGACTTACGGAGAGTTTCCTTGGAAAAAGGCTCGTAGAGGATTACCTGCCCAAGCAAGCTCTACAGAACCTATTTCATTGGAAGACATGAAAGCACTAGGTCAGCAAAAACTTGATCTGATAGAGCGCGATCATCCCGCTTATCAAGCTGTCCTGTCCGAAGTTTTGAAAGACGCGATCGCTTCGGATTCTCCAAAGCGCATTCAGAAAGGAGAAGTCAGTGACTGGCTCAATTCCCTTCTCGATTGA
- a CDS encoding PD-(D/E)XK nuclease family protein, translating into MIELPRYASKSVREAGKQFYMSEDGDRIPSVTTILNATKPREDRERLFNWQQRIGVEQAAEITKTASRRGTGTHRYIQKYLQGQEVECPESIRPYWESVEPVLKTIEQVRLVEGVVIHDELGYAGVVDCVASFEGVPCICEWKTSDRPKKTVDRLYDYPLQLVAYCGAANQLYRDYNLNLCHALLVVAIPETPAEIFWFEPNAIDEYWQQWEARVQQYWRRLGYFR; encoded by the coding sequence GTGATTGAACTGCCCCGCTATGCGTCAAAATCGGTTCGAGAAGCAGGTAAGCAGTTTTATATGAGTGAGGACGGCGATCGTATTCCCAGTGTGACGACGATTCTCAATGCCACGAAGCCCCGCGAAGACCGAGAACGCTTATTCAACTGGCAACAACGTATCGGAGTCGAACAAGCCGCAGAAATTACTAAAACCGCCAGTCGGCGCGGAACTGGAACCCATCGCTATATTCAGAAATACCTTCAAGGTCAGGAAGTCGAATGTCCAGAGTCGATTCGTCCTTACTGGGAAAGCGTCGAACCTGTCTTAAAAACGATCGAGCAAGTTCGATTAGTCGAAGGCGTGGTGATTCACGATGAACTCGGATATGCCGGAGTCGTGGATTGTGTTGCCAGCTTTGAAGGCGTTCCTTGTATCTGTGAGTGGAAAACAAGCGATCGACCGAAAAAAACAGTCGATCGCTTGTACGATTATCCACTTCAGTTAGTGGCGTATTGTGGAGCAGCGAACCAGCTATATCGAGACTATAACCTGAACCTTTGTCATGCCTTGCTGGTCGTTGCAATTCCGGAAACGCCTGCCGAAATTTTCTGGTTTGAACCAAATGCGATCGATGAATATTGGCAGCAGTGGGAAGCGCGAGTGCAGCAATACTGGCGAAGATTGGGATATTTTCGATAA
- a CDS encoding S-layer homology domain-containing protein has protein sequence MYSTVKSGLALTLALGTIAGAAAPMVMVAPASAQSTFSDVASNNFAAPFIQELASRNIIAGFPDGTFRPNDPVTRAQFAAILLKAFPNAQRVNTPINFSDVPSNYWGFQAIQNAYATGFLAGFPGGTFRPNDNIPRAQALVSLSNGLRYTASQPADTVLQVYSDAASIPNFARNSIAAATERRIVVNYPDVQTLNPNQVATRADVAAFVYQSLVSTGQVAAIQSPFIVGQAPTQPQAINIPAGTAIPLRYDRADRILLAKNEPQPTPITLTVAQNIVTSDGTVLIPAGAQVAGQLTVAQGAAQFTASQLVLANGQQVAIAATSDPITTTETVRRGANTGTILKDAALGSAAAAGVAAVTGDRNIRAGEVLIGTGVGALAGLIFGGDRVDLISIRPNTDLNVRLTNTLTLPRN, from the coding sequence ATGTATAGCACGGTAAAATCTGGTTTGGCTCTGACTTTGGCACTCGGTACGATCGCAGGTGCAGCGGCTCCGATGGTAATGGTCGCACCTGCTTCGGCTCAATCTACTTTCTCTGATGTTGCCTCGAACAACTTCGCTGCTCCGTTCATTCAAGAACTCGCTTCACGTAACATTATTGCTGGATTTCCTGATGGCACATTTCGCCCAAACGATCCGGTAACTCGCGCCCAATTTGCTGCAATTCTGCTCAAAGCATTTCCAAATGCTCAGCGCGTTAATACTCCGATTAATTTCTCAGATGTCCCTAGCAATTATTGGGGATTTCAAGCGATTCAAAATGCTTACGCGACTGGATTCCTCGCTGGATTTCCTGGCGGAACATTTCGCCCGAATGACAACATTCCTCGCGCTCAAGCATTAGTTTCTCTGTCGAATGGTTTGAGATACACCGCTTCTCAACCTGCGGACACCGTACTTCAGGTTTACTCTGATGCTGCCAGCATTCCGAACTTTGCTCGGAACAGTATCGCTGCTGCAACCGAACGCCGGATCGTCGTGAACTACCCGGATGTTCAAACGCTCAATCCGAACCAGGTCGCAACTCGTGCGGATGTCGCTGCGTTTGTCTATCAATCCCTGGTCAGCACTGGACAAGTTGCCGCGATTCAATCGCCATTCATCGTCGGTCAGGCTCCAACCCAACCGCAAGCGATTAACATTCCGGCAGGAACCGCGATTCCACTTCGGTACGATCGAGCCGACCGAATCCTCCTTGCGAAGAACGAACCGCAACCCACTCCTATCACATTGACGGTTGCTCAAAACATCGTGACTTCTGACGGTACGGTTCTGATTCCTGCTGGCGCTCAAGTTGCCGGTCAGTTGACCGTAGCTCAAGGCGCAGCACAGTTCACCGCTTCTCAGTTGGTCTTGGCAAACGGTCAGCAAGTCGCGATCGCGGCAACTTCTGATCCGATCACGACGACTGAAACCGTTCGTCGCGGTGCGAATACTGGCACGATCCTTAAAGATGCTGCTCTAGGTAGCGCTGCGGCTGCGGGTGTTGCTGCTGTAACGGGCGATCGGAATATCCGAGCAGGTGAAGTTCTGATTGGAACGGGTGTCGGTGCGTTGGCTGGATTGATCTTCGGTGGCGATCGAGTTGATTTAATCTCGATTCGTCCAAATACAGATCTGAATGTCCGCCTCACCAATACGCTGACTTTACCGCGTAATTAG
- a CDS encoding GAF domain-containing sensor histidine kinase, translated as MPTSSEFIELCRSQIALLTQAMGASLSVIYLTEELVESSQARLMPIAAYPDNAVALERSSRLALPAAADSPEIDAIPATGITQPRQLVLPLIHEELVFGLLVTERDDRPWTTWERSQVERIADTLSLACVMDQRAQWLDQSQQQHRSRQSQQHDVLDNLLHQLKSPLTALRTFGKLLVKKLQAGDPNREIAGSILRESDRLQELLQQFDEAIDLDSVDVLAEDASLVGRPIPLLPAGVLTTSNLELMPCSVSEILLPLIETAEAIAQEKGLLIKTEIPNFLPLVSANPGAVREVLSNLIDNALKYTPSGGEVHIRAREHGDRVRIWITDTGYGIPPEDLERLFERHYRGAQAKGDIPGTGLGLAIARRLIEQMHGSIQVFSPLKNEGWITEDDQPPKQGTSFLVELLMVKA; from the coding sequence ATGCCTACAAGTTCCGAATTCATTGAGTTATGTCGATCGCAAATTGCGTTATTGACACAAGCGATGGGGGCATCACTCAGCGTAATCTATCTAACGGAAGAATTAGTTGAGAGTTCTCAAGCCCGTTTGATGCCGATCGCGGCTTATCCAGATAACGCTGTGGCATTAGAGCGATCGAGCCGTCTCGCCCTTCCCGCTGCCGCCGATTCTCCCGAAATTGACGCGATCCCAGCAACGGGGATTACTCAACCGAGACAGTTAGTTTTGCCGCTGATTCACGAAGAATTAGTGTTCGGGCTATTAGTGACTGAGCGCGACGATCGACCCTGGACGACTTGGGAGCGATCGCAGGTCGAACGAATCGCGGATACGTTGTCGCTGGCGTGTGTAATGGATCAACGTGCTCAATGGCTCGATCAATCTCAACAGCAACATCGATCGAGACAATCTCAGCAGCACGACGTTTTAGATAATTTATTGCATCAGTTAAAAAGTCCGCTAACGGCTTTACGAACGTTTGGAAAATTATTAGTTAAAAAATTACAGGCGGGCGATCCAAATCGAGAAATCGCTGGAAGTATTTTGCGGGAAAGCGATCGATTACAGGAACTCTTACAGCAATTTGACGAAGCGATCGATCTTGATTCCGTCGATGTTTTAGCGGAAGACGCTTCTTTAGTCGGTCGTCCGATTCCACTTTTGCCCGCAGGCGTTCTGACCACTTCAAATCTAGAATTAATGCCGTGTTCGGTGAGTGAAATTTTGCTGCCGCTGATAGAAACGGCTGAAGCGATCGCTCAAGAAAAAGGGCTTTTAATTAAGACAGAAATTCCGAATTTTCTTCCGCTTGTTTCCGCCAATCCTGGCGCGGTGAGAGAAGTATTAAGTAATTTGATTGATAACGCGCTCAAATATACGCCATCAGGCGGAGAAGTGCATATCAGAGCGAGAGAACACGGCGATCGCGTCCGTATCTGGATTACGGACACGGGATATGGAATTCCGCCAGAAGATTTAGAGCGATTATTTGAGCGGCACTATCGAGGAGCGCAGGCGAAAGGGGATATTCCGGGAACGGGGTTGGGGTTAGCGATCGCACGTCGGTTAATCGAACAGATGCACGGCTCGATTCAAGTGTTTAGCCCATTAAAAAACGAGGGTTGGATCACTGAAGATGACCAACCCCCGAAACAGGGGACAAGTTTTCTAGTGGAATTGTTGATGGTAAAGGCATAG
- a CDS encoding DUF3155 domain-containing protein → MARRRKRKSRRRQEGRRILESVPQFSIECGEDKPVTAARKFIHAEGIVPPALLLVKRNEHTTDRYFWAEKGLFGAQYVEENHFLFPSLRTSEDEVDVAVPSRSR, encoded by the coding sequence TTGGCAAGGAGACGTAAGCGGAAAAGTCGGAGACGGCAGGAAGGAAGACGAATCTTAGAGAGCGTCCCTCAGTTTAGCATTGAGTGTGGCGAAGATAAGCCCGTCACTGCCGCACGCAAGTTCATCCACGCTGAGGGCATTGTGCCGCCCGCGCTGTTACTGGTTAAGAGAAACGAGCATACCACGGATCGTTACTTCTGGGCTGAAAAAGGACTGTTTGGCGCTCAATACGTCGAAGAAAACCATTTCTTATTCCCCAGTCTGAGAACCTCTGAAGATGAAGTCGATGTTGCTGTTCCGTCCCGGAGCCGCTAA
- a CDS encoding cofactor assembly of complex C subunit B, whose product MIQPVIASTLLLTVLLMIGLFFFIRASIKDRTQEVRLLSDQSEDSLLTQLRAYFGQRSYRVAAIDATLNQVTFEGEVRPSVFLAVFLSFLASIGVLCLVLVLSMVLPDGSNFWFGLLLLSPLAGAFYWKGAGRVEQVSLKVEPGSDTSQSVITVKAHRDELAELQRSLELKAE is encoded by the coding sequence ATGATTCAGCCTGTAATTGCCTCAACGCTTCTCCTCACGGTTCTATTAATGATTGGGCTGTTTTTCTTCATTCGCGCCTCAATCAAAGATCGAACTCAGGAGGTGCGCTTGCTGTCTGACCAGTCCGAAGATTCTTTGCTCACTCAGCTCCGTGCCTATTTCGGGCAGCGATCGTATCGAGTGGCGGCAATCGATGCCACGTTGAACCAGGTGACATTTGAAGGCGAAGTTCGCCCTAGTGTGTTTCTGGCGGTGTTTCTGTCGTTTCTTGCCTCGATCGGTGTATTGTGCCTTGTGCTCGTTCTCTCGATGGTGCTGCCCGATGGATCAAATTTTTGGTTTGGATTATTGCTCCTGTCTCCACTGGCGGGAGCCTTTTACTGGAAAGGCGCAGGTCGCGTTGAGCAAGTTTCGCTGAAGGTTGAGCCAGGTTCGGATACGTCTCAAAGTGTGATTACTGTAAAGGCGCATCGGGATGAACTGGCAGAGTTACAGCGATCGTTAGAATTGAAAGCGGAATAA
- a CDS encoding PadR family transcriptional regulator, with protein sequence MKFEDIYQFFKDPPPFYLNKELAVCYVLAVLLRGDSYGTELIQLLETEYPLYRLSDTVLYSALKFLEDEEMVTGYWKKVEGRGRPRRMYQIKSEVMPQAQDLARLWHEYAVKRETAKENSGIPQVSGAEK encoded by the coding sequence ATGAAATTTGAGGACATTTATCAATTTTTCAAAGATCCGCCACCCTTTTATCTCAATAAGGAATTGGCGGTCTGCTACGTTCTCGCCGTGCTCTTACGGGGAGATTCTTACGGAACCGAGCTAATTCAGCTACTTGAAACAGAATACCCACTCTACCGCCTATCCGATACTGTGCTTTACAGTGCCCTGAAGTTTCTTGAAGATGAAGAAATGGTGACAGGCTACTGGAAAAAAGTCGAAGGTCGCGGTCGCCCTCGCCGGATGTATCAGATTAAATCTGAAGTCATGCCGCAAGCACAGGATCTCGCTCGCCTTTGGCACGAGTACGCCGTAAAACGCGAAACTGCCAAAGAAAATTCAGGAATTCCCCAGGTCAGCGGTGCTGAGAAATAA
- a CDS encoding response regulator transcription factor, with translation MALPSLRVLIVEDDPMMQLGLEQSLEDYPELTIVDQASDGYLGVEAALKHRPDLIVMDIGLPRLDGIAATQQIKAALPNVRIVMLTSHTSETEIIAALSSGADAYCIKGADVTRLIAAIAAASEGATYLDPQIARRVIEHLKPPTTDNTIGQLSQRELEVLKLMVEGMSNPEIAAKLYLSPNTVKTHVRGIMNKLAVDDRVQAAVVALRSGLV, from the coding sequence ATGGCTCTTCCATCGCTGCGGGTTCTGATTGTTGAGGATGACCCTATGATGCAATTAGGGTTAGAGCAATCGCTAGAAGACTATCCGGAATTAACGATCGTTGATCAAGCCAGTGACGGTTATTTAGGCGTTGAAGCCGCACTTAAACATCGTCCAGATCTCATCGTGATGGATATCGGTTTGCCCCGTCTAGACGGAATCGCTGCAACCCAACAAATTAAAGCGGCGCTTCCAAATGTGCGAATTGTGATGCTGACTTCTCACACGTCTGAGACTGAGATTATCGCGGCGTTATCCAGTGGAGCCGATGCGTATTGTATTAAGGGCGCGGATGTCACTCGACTGATTGCTGCGATCGCGGCTGCATCCGAGGGTGCCACCTATCTCGATCCTCAGATCGCCCGTCGCGTGATCGAACACCTCAAGCCACCGACGACCGATAACACGATCGGGCAACTTTCCCAACGCGAACTCGAAGTGCTCAAACTGATGGTGGAAGGGATGAGCAATCCAGAAATTGCCGCCAAGCTGTATCTGAGTCCAAACACCGTCAAGACTCACGTTCGAGGAATCATGAATAAATTGGCGGTTGACGATCGCGTTCAAGCTGCTGTGGTTGCCCTTCGATCCGGCTTGGTTTAA